CAGGTTACGGTTCTGCGTGAGCTTCGACATGATGGTTCTTACCACCTGAGCATCACCTCCCTTTACGTTTAAAACTTATACATCTTAAACGCCATGAGGGTTTCCGTGGAGGCGATCCCCTCCACCGCCTGTAGTTTCTCTGTTACCACCTCCGACATGCGTTCATACTCCTCGACCTGAACCTTGGCCACAATGTCATACCTCCCGGCGACCGAGTAGATCTCCGTCACCTCCTCGATCTCCCCAAGCTGCCTCACAACTCGGGGAAGCTGACCCTTTTGAACGTTGATAAGCACTATCGCTGAAATCATGATA
The sequence above is a segment of the Candidatus Poribacteria bacterium genome. Coding sequences within it:
- a CDS encoding Lrp/AsnC ligand binding domain-containing protein; translation: MISAIVLINVQKGQLPRVVRQLGEIEEVTEIYSVAGRYDIVAKVQVEEYERMSEVVTEKLQAVEGIASTETLMAFKMYKF